From Apium graveolens cultivar Ventura chromosome 9, ASM990537v1, whole genome shotgun sequence, the proteins below share one genomic window:
- the LOC141685562 gene encoding uncharacterized protein LOC141685562, translating into MAPHGESLVSSYARSSNTMKPPRLSSSVTTGLKRSVSDVSYELSKEDLDTNTKALPPICEVEDARCECCGMTEECTLEYIEQIREKFMGKWICGLCTEAVKEEMSKNGGKREEALNSHMGACVRFNKFGRAYPVLYQAQAMREILKKARAEGRGVRAKSMNYRDNGGLKKGGIARSTSCIPAITREMNDLKVAK; encoded by the coding sequence ATGGCACCACATGGAGAGTCCCTTGTCAGCTCATATGCACGTTCCAGCAACACAATGAAGCCGCCAAGACTCTCATCATCCGTAACTACTGGCCTCAAACGAAGTGTATCAGACGTCTCATACGAGCTAAGCAAAGAAGACCTAGACACAAACACGAAAGCATTACCTCCAATATGTGAAGTGGAGGATGCAAGATGTGAATGTTGTGGCATGACAGAAGAGTGTACGTTGGAGTACATAGAGCAAATACGCGAGAAGTTCATGGGGAAATGGATTTGTGGATTGTGCACAGAGGCAGTGAAAGAAGAGATGAGTAAAAATGGAGGAAAAAGAGAGGAAGCATTGAACAGTCATATGGGTGCATGTGTTAGGTTTAACAAGTTCGGGAGAGCTTATCCGGTTTTATACCAAGCCCAGGCGATGAGAGAGATCTTGAAGAAGGCTAGAGCAGAAGGAAGAGGAGTGAGAGCCAAGTCTATGAATTATAGGGATAATGGAGGGCTTAAGAAAGGCGGCATTGCGAGGAGCACCAGTTGTATTCCGGCCATCACCAGAGAGATGAATGACCTCAAAGTAGCTAAATAA